A single genomic interval of Marmota flaviventris isolate mMarFla1 chromosome 14, mMarFla1.hap1, whole genome shotgun sequence harbors:
- the C14H2orf74 gene encoding uncharacterized protein C2orf74 homolog translates to MEIMGMNAPVRHSILVQRRNKEAVATSLENREDMEAQEGDKMKKKQVSGNAGETDQEGEKLKITHLPLNRVSSDVENSKRPLKGVTFSREVIVVDLGNEYSAPRSYTREHKERK, encoded by the exons ATGGAAATCATGGGCATGAATGCACCAGTGAGGCACAGCATTCTTGTCCAGAGACGGAATAAGGAAGCGGTGGCCACATCCTTAGAAAACAGAGAGGACATGGAGGCACAGGAGggagacaaaatgaaaaagaagcaaGTGTCTGGGAATGCTGGAGAAACTGATCAAGAG GGTGAAAAGTTGAAGATAACACACCTACCTCTCAATAGAGTTTCTTCAGATGTTGAAAACTCAAAAAGACCTTTAAAAGGAGTGACATTTTCTAGGGAAGTAATTGTCGTGGATCTTGGTAATGAATACTCTGCACCTCGAAGTTACACTCGAGAacataaagagagaaaatga